A single genomic interval of bacterium harbors:
- a CDS encoding NHL repeat-containing protein — MKRFSSSLWIFFLINLLVQFFLVSPPAFFKAEAKETTAGNKAGRQKAGDRKDAQAEDDQEQKVENRSVKLVGTLGESRTVEMKGGQDGIAVHLAQNSKGDLYVVKNIPSEIAVYSRDGKFLFKFGKEGSGPGQFLQPFSVAIDSQDKVYICDVKREKILVFSFAGEFVEEFSSKSALTADDKYQNAAPGCIAIDKKSNRLYVSDASNGHIWIYDLHGKFLQYFKGKEQGMFCTPGVVCFDQQNRIFVPEGMCDRVRVFKQDGTELFQIGGQSGELAGQFSRLTGVAVDSKGRAYVSDLLLKCVQVFSPEGKFVGAIKWMDSKEGKTYFTMPTGIFIGNDGSILVTDQEVNKIYIVKDGNQK, encoded by the coding sequence ATGAAGCGGTTTTCATCCAGTTTATGGATTTTTTTCCTGATCAATCTGCTGGTCCAGTTTTTTCTTGTTTCACCGCCGGCCTTTTTCAAAGCTGAAGCCAAAGAGACCACGGCAGGTAACAAGGCAGGCAGACAGAAGGCCGGGGACCGGAAAGATGCTCAGGCTGAAGACGATCAGGAGCAGAAGGTTGAAAACAGGTCGGTTAAACTTGTCGGCACCCTGGGTGAATCCCGGACTGTCGAGATGAAGGGAGGCCAGGATGGTATCGCGGTACATCTGGCCCAGAATTCGAAGGGTGATCTTTATGTAGTAAAAAATATACCCTCCGAGATAGCGGTTTACAGCAGGGATGGCAAGTTTTTATTCAAATTCGGCAAGGAAGGCAGTGGTCCGGGTCAGTTCCTCCAGCCGTTCAGCGTCGCCATTGATAGTCAGGATAAAGTATACATCTGTGATGTCAAGCGGGAGAAGATACTGGTTTTTTCCTTTGCCGGTGAATTTGTGGAAGAATTTTCCTCCAAGTCGGCTCTGACCGCAGATGACAAATATCAGAATGCCGCTCCGGGTTGCATTGCCATTGATAAGAAAAGCAATCGGCTCTATGTCAGTGATGCCTCGAATGGCCATATCTGGATTTATGATCTGCATGGCAAGTTTTTGCAGTATTTTAAAGGCAAGGAACAAGGCATGTTTTGCACTCCCGGAGTTGTCTGCTTCGATCAGCAGAACCGGATATTTGTGCCGGAAGGTATGTGCGACCGGGTTCGGGTTTTTAAGCAGGACGGAACAGAGCTTTTTCAGATCGGCGGGCAAAGCGGGGAACTGGCCGGTCAGTTTTCCCGTTTGACGGGAGTGGCTGTTGACAGTAAAGGCCGGGCTTATGTAAGCGACCTCCTTCTGAAATGTGTTCAGGTATTCAGCCCTGAAGGGAAATTTGTCGGTGCAATCAAGTGGATGGACAGCAAAGAGGGTAAGACCTATTTCACCATGCCAACGGGAATCTTTATCGGGAATGACGGCTCGATTTTGGTTACTGATCAGGAGGTCAATAAGATTTATATAGTCAAGGATGGAAATCAAAAATAA